In one Haloplanus salinus genomic region, the following are encoded:
- the surE gene encoding 5'/3'-nucleotidase SurE, whose product MDEPHVLLTNDDGIDAVGFRALHDALSRFADVTAVAPNGDKSAVGRAMSREVQVETHDLGYAIHGTPADCVVVGLEALCPDVDLVVAGCNRGANLGAYVLGRSGTVSAAVEAAFFDVPAIAVSLYVPGADGEWQEKANDPLDYRNATAATTYLVDHALGAGVFEQAEYLNVNAPIHHADDDPAPIEITEPSTLYDMRADRDGERISLTDNVWARMRDGDIPDPQGTDRRAVVEGRVSVSPLTAPHSTQHHEALDALAETYLT is encoded by the coding sequence ATGGACGAGCCACACGTGCTCCTGACGAACGACGACGGTATCGACGCCGTCGGCTTCCGGGCGCTTCACGATGCCCTCTCTCGGTTCGCCGACGTAACCGCTGTCGCGCCGAACGGCGACAAGAGCGCCGTCGGCCGCGCGATGTCCCGTGAGGTACAGGTCGAAACCCACGACCTCGGATACGCCATCCACGGGACGCCGGCGGACTGCGTCGTCGTCGGTCTCGAAGCCCTGTGTCCCGACGTGGACTTGGTGGTCGCCGGCTGTAACCGTGGAGCGAACCTCGGGGCGTACGTCCTCGGTCGCTCCGGCACCGTCAGCGCCGCCGTCGAGGCCGCCTTCTTCGACGTGCCCGCCATCGCCGTCTCGCTGTACGTCCCCGGCGCGGACGGGGAGTGGCAGGAAAAGGCAAACGACCCGCTCGACTACCGCAACGCCACCGCGGCGACGACGTATCTCGTCGATCACGCCCTCGGCGCCGGCGTGTTCGAGCAGGCCGAGTATCTGAACGTCAACGCCCCCATCCACCACGCGGACGACGACCCGGCACCCATCGAGATCACCGAGCCGTCGACGCTGTACGACATGCGGGCCGACCGCGACGGCGAACGGATCAGCCTCACCGACAACGTCTGGGCGCGGATGCGCGACGGCGACATCCCCGACCCACAGGGCACCGACCGCCGGGCCGTCGTCGAGGGACGGGTCAGCGTCTCGCCGCTCACGGCCCCCCACTCCACCCAGCACCACGAAGCCCTCGACGCGCTGGCGGAGACGTATCTGACCTGA